A portion of the Oscillospiraceae bacterium genome contains these proteins:
- a CDS encoding elongation factor G produces MKYASNNIRNILIAGHAGSGKTTLTEALVYFSGAAERMGRVEDGTTISDFDPEEAKRKASLSASVVPVEYEGIKYNLIDAPGLFDFEAGEYEGIRAAESVLVVVSGRSGVTVGAEKAFQLARKNNKSTMVFVSKCDLENANYFKILEDMKIKFGSTVCPCVVPAKLDDGTPVYINLFSQKAFKYESGKQIQVDLPDIGHRFQGLIEAMSEAIAETDDELMEKFFGGEPFTTEEIVEGMRKGVKDGLITPVFCGSAVNQQALDMLLFNMHKLLPSPEHEACTLAEDANGEPVELHCTEAEPTAAYVFKTVADPFVGKLSYLRVVSGKVTAGEPLVNARTGEPEKIGKPLTVIGKKQVDADGIGAGDIGAVAKLVTARTGDTLCDASRVVKLPAPVFPQPSLFMAVTVAKKGDEGKISSALARLMEEDPTLSYQNNAETHQQVIGGLGEQHLDVVKAKLKNKFGVEIGLEAPRIAYRESIRKACQKQGRHKKQTGGHGQFGDVIINFEPCDSEQVVFEEKVFGGSVPKNFFPAVEKGVRLAAEKGVLAGYPVVGLKATLLDGSYHPVDSSEMAFIMAAKLAYKAAMPEAGPVILEPIHTLKAHVPNDNTGDIMGDVTKRRGRVLGMEPDEDGLQTIIAEVPLAELANFTTFIRQTTQGRGWFTTEFARYEILPEMLVPAVVEQAKKLGNLDESADD; encoded by the coding sequence ATGAAATACGCAAGCAACAACATCCGCAATATCCTGATTGCCGGTCATGCCGGCAGCGGCAAGACCACGCTCACCGAGGCGCTGGTCTATTTTTCGGGCGCTGCCGAGCGTATGGGCCGGGTCGAGGACGGCACCACGATTTCGGACTTTGACCCCGAGGAAGCAAAGCGCAAGGCCAGCCTGTCGGCATCCGTGGTGCCGGTGGAGTACGAGGGCATCAAGTACAACCTGATCGACGCCCCGGGCCTGTTCGACTTCGAGGCCGGTGAATACGAGGGCATCCGCGCCGCCGAGAGCGTGCTGGTGGTGGTGTCCGGCCGCAGCGGCGTCACCGTGGGTGCCGAAAAAGCCTTCCAGCTGGCCCGCAAGAACAATAAGTCCACCATGGTCTTTGTTTCCAAGTGTGACCTGGAGAACGCCAACTACTTCAAGATCCTGGAGGACATGAAGATCAAGTTCGGCTCCACCGTCTGCCCCTGCGTGGTGCCCGCCAAGCTGGACGACGGCACCCCCGTGTACATCAACCTGTTCAGCCAGAAAGCCTTCAAGTATGAAAGCGGCAAGCAGATCCAGGTGGACCTGCCCGACATCGGCCACCGCTTCCAGGGCCTGATCGAGGCCATGAGCGAGGCCATTGCCGAGACCGACGACGAGCTGATGGAAAAGTTCTTCGGCGGTGAGCCCTTCACCACCGAGGAGATCGTGGAAGGCATGCGCAAGGGCGTCAAGGACGGCCTGATCACCCCCGTGTTCTGCGGCAGCGCCGTGAACCAGCAGGCACTGGATATGCTGCTGTTCAACATGCACAAGCTGCTGCCCAGCCCGGAGCACGAGGCCTGCACCCTGGCCGAGGACGCCAACGGCGAGCCTGTGGAGCTCCACTGCACCGAGGCAGAGCCCACCGCCGCCTATGTGTTCAAGACCGTGGCCGACCCGTTCGTGGGCAAACTGAGCTACCTGCGTGTGGTCAGCGGCAAGGTGACCGCCGGTGAGCCGCTGGTCAACGCCCGCACCGGCGAGCCGGAAAAGATCGGCAAGCCCCTCACCGTCATCGGCAAGAAGCAGGTGGACGCCGACGGCATCGGTGCCGGTGACATCGGTGCAGTGGCCAAGCTGGTGACCGCCAGGACCGGCGACACCCTGTGCGACGCTTCCCGCGTGGTGAAGCTGCCCGCCCCCGTGTTCCCGCAGCCCAGCCTGTTCATGGCCGTCACCGTGGCCAAGAAGGGCGATGAGGGCAAGATCAGCAGCGCGCTGGCCCGCCTGATGGAAGAGGACCCCACCCTGAGCTACCAGAACAACGCCGAGACCCATCAGCAGGTGATCGGCGGCCTGGGCGAGCAGCACCTGGACGTGGTCAAGGCCAAGCTGAAGAACAAGTTCGGCGTGGAGATCGGCCTGGAAGCTCCCCGCATCGCCTATCGTGAATCCATCCGCAAGGCCTGCCAGAAGCAGGGCCGCCACAAGAAGCAGACCGGCGGCCACGGCCAGTTCGGTGACGTCATCATCAACTTTGAGCCCTGCGACAGCGAGCAGGTGGTGTTTGAGGAAAAGGTGTTCGGCGGCAGCGTGCCCAAGAACTTCTTCCCCGCCGTGGAAAAGGGCGTGCGCCTGGCAGCCGAAAAGGGCGTGCTGGCCGGTTACCCCGTGGTGGGCCTGAAGGCCACCCTGCTGGACGGCAGCTACCACCCCGTGGACAGCTCCGAGATGGCCTTTATCATGGCCGCCAAGCTGGCCTACAAGGCCGCCATGCCGGAGGCCGGGCCGGTCATTCTGGAGCCCATCCACACCCTGAAGGCCCATGTCCCCAACGACAACACCGGTGACATCATGGGCGATGTGACCAAGCGCCGCGGCCGCGTGCTGGGCATGGAGCCCGACGAGGACGGCCTGCAGACCATCATCGCCGAAGTGCCGCTGGCAGAGCTGGCCAACTTTACCACCTTCATCCGTCAGACCACCCAGGGCCGCGGCTGGTTCACCACCGAGTTTGCCCGCTACGAGATCCTGCCCGAAATGCTGGTGCCCGCCGTGGTGGAGCAGGCCAAGAAGCTGGGCAACCTGGATGAGAGCGCCGACGACTGA
- a CDS encoding ribonuclease Z translates to MLTITLLGTAATMPLPDRALSTAFAACGGHGLLFDCGEGTQAAARRAGVNLMRADTVCLTHYHGDHIFGLPGLLQTLGAQGRTRPLLLVGPKGLAGIWSAVRALTGPLPYAVRLQEADGPLALDALWEGWPAGAVLRPFATRHRVPSVGYRLELPRAGRFDPARARALGVPVQQWKLLQQGQSVLVKGRTVAPAEVLGAPRRGLSMVFSGDTAPCAALEQAAQGADLLICDATYALPEQEAQAAQWGHSTFGQSAALAARAGAHRLWLTHYSPMITDPEADLPQAQSIFPAAVCGADGMQITLQYEEA, encoded by the coding sequence ATGCTGACGATCACCTTACTGGGCACGGCGGCCACCATGCCGCTGCCGGACCGCGCCCTCAGTACGGCCTTTGCAGCCTGCGGCGGCCACGGCCTGCTGTTCGACTGCGGCGAGGGCACCCAGGCGGCGGCCCGCCGTGCCGGGGTCAACCTGATGCGTGCGGACACCGTCTGTCTGACCCATTATCACGGCGACCACATCTTCGGCCTGCCGGGTCTGCTGCAGACGCTGGGGGCCCAGGGCCGCACCCGGCCGCTGCTGCTGGTGGGGCCGAAAGGGCTTGCCGGCATCTGGAGCGCCGTGCGTGCCCTCACCGGGCCGCTGCCCTATGCCGTGCGTCTGCAGGAAGCAGACGGGCCGCTGGCACTGGATGCGCTGTGGGAGGGCTGGCCGGCGGGTGCTGTGCTGCGCCCCTTTGCCACCCGGCACCGGGTGCCCAGCGTGGGTTATCGGTTGGAGCTGCCCCGGGCGGGCCGGTTCGACCCGGCCCGGGCCCGGGCGCTGGGGGTGCCGGTGCAGCAATGGAAACTTCTGCAGCAGGGGCAGAGCGTTCTCGTGAAAGGCCGCACCGTGGCCCCGGCGGAGGTGCTGGGCGCGCCGCGCCGGGGGCTGAGCATGGTATTCTCCGGCGACACGGCCCCCTGCGCCGCGCTGGAGCAGGCCGCACAGGGCGCTGACCTGCTGATTTGCGACGCCACCTATGCGCTTCCGGAACAGGAAGCCCAGGCAGCTCAGTGGGGACACAGCACCTTTGGGCAGAGCGCCGCGTTGGCGGCCCGCGCCGGGGCGCATCGCCTCTGGCTGACCCACTATTCCCCCATGATCACCGACCCGGAAGCAGATCTGCCCCAGGCGCAGAGCATCTTCCCGGCGGCAGTGTGCGGCGCAGACGGGATGCAGATCACCCTGCAGTACGAGGAGGCGTGA
- a CDS encoding cell envelope biogenesis protein OmpA, translated as MPKENNQHKSAAASDEKFRDFFTTTVADIPAEMVRREEEAAEEHKGLFGRLFGHAKPKQAPQAGTDLELPTGEVLLGADALAKHDGEEPLDLDLTLRTADPGTDFPQPKAEGPAAPEKPAVPDRPAPQPAPENKPEPPKAPAAPAPQPEKPRKKAAQNPKNAPDVLLPQEQQEQQEMQQLKDMLNGMAAKPKPVEETLEPIRSVDVPLDDPEESETPEKAPEPPRPTMVFAADKPLPEKKSVFRMFGDADDEKKPEGPEEPAAAEKTSPAAPVKAPEAEPETKPDEDTMSLPLEPLDAPETEPTETPVAAPAADTAEAERAGETELKTEAEDALPAEDEAPESVGEKLRRMSAELTLRCVLAGILAVVLLHVGLVADRLLPPLAALDPDAAPAAFYAANLLLYAASLVVSFPVLRDGLNGLRGRPSAETMPALAAVAALLQAVTALLTANSYRTTEGLSILTGVAALGLFLALLGSRVMLSAVRGGYELLGEATDLQGAYRTRDKDLIRALARDLEQKDPWVLLSRPRTADEGFVAQSLDERAGERRAQKNGYILLGVALLSALLCLVVGRDVKLAAAALTAVLCMGAPLSSTLIAGMAALRLQRAAGAVGAVVPGWAAIQELGGIDTLQVDAEDLFAADSVVLEDIRIFKGGRIDRAILYAASVLNQSGGTLQGLFRQIIEDRTDILFPVKDLEIHRGLGFAAWCDNNHIQIGTRRFLEQEGVALPDEDYENQHSKNGELQILYLAVSGNVHAMFVIRYVGGRNIARSLAALQQENIRLLVTSLDPSLTAKHITEAYRLPEGMVTLLDQEQCAALEAAPAEDAPCCMYHQKGFASLTGGLRAADKAQNAETTATTVQMVSVLFSVAIAVLLTSARSIWQLPVTYVLMYQAAWSALSIAVCALKQHN; from the coding sequence ATGCCTAAGGAAAATAATCAACACAAGAGCGCCGCCGCAAGCGATGAGAAATTCCGCGATTTCTTCACCACCACCGTGGCGGATATCCCGGCCGAGATGGTGCGCCGGGAGGAAGAAGCGGCGGAAGAGCACAAGGGGCTGTTCGGACGGCTGTTCGGCCATGCAAAACCGAAGCAGGCTCCGCAGGCCGGGACGGACCTGGAACTGCCTACCGGTGAGGTGCTGCTGGGCGCAGATGCCCTGGCAAAGCACGACGGGGAGGAACCGCTGGATCTGGACCTGACCCTGCGCACCGCAGACCCGGGCACGGATTTCCCCCAGCCCAAAGCCGAAGGGCCTGCTGCCCCGGAAAAACCTGCCGTGCCGGACAGACCGGCCCCGCAGCCCGCCCCGGAGAACAAGCCGGAGCCGCCCAAGGCTCCGGCCGCCCCAGCTCCGCAGCCGGAAAAGCCCCGGAAGAAGGCTGCACAGAACCCCAAGAACGCCCCGGACGTGCTGCTGCCGCAGGAACAGCAGGAGCAGCAGGAGATGCAGCAGCTCAAGGACATGCTGAACGGCATGGCTGCAAAACCGAAGCCGGTGGAGGAAACGCTGGAGCCCATCCGCAGCGTGGATGTGCCGCTGGATGACCCGGAAGAGTCGGAGACCCCGGAAAAGGCTCCGGAGCCACCCCGGCCCACCATGGTGTTTGCAGCCGACAAGCCGCTGCCGGAAAAGAAATCGGTGTTCCGGATGTTCGGCGACGCCGATGACGAGAAAAAGCCGGAAGGCCCGGAAGAGCCGGCAGCCGCGGAGAAAACATCTCCCGCCGCGCCGGTGAAAGCCCCCGAGGCAGAGCCGGAAACCAAACCGGACGAAGATACCATGAGCCTGCCGCTGGAACCGCTGGACGCTCCGGAGACGGAACCGACCGAAACGCCGGTGGCTGCGCCCGCCGCAGACACTGCCGAAGCGGAACGTGCCGGAGAGACGGAGCTGAAAACCGAGGCGGAGGACGCCCTGCCGGCGGAGGACGAAGCCCCCGAGAGCGTGGGCGAGAAGCTGCGCCGCATGAGTGCAGAGCTTACCCTGCGCTGTGTACTGGCCGGAATCCTGGCCGTGGTGCTGCTGCATGTGGGCCTGGTGGCCGACCGGCTGCTGCCGCCGCTGGCCGCACTGGACCCGGATGCCGCCCCGGCGGCCTTCTACGCCGCCAATCTGCTGCTGTATGCCGCCAGCCTGGTGGTGAGCTTCCCGGTCCTGCGCGACGGCTTGAACGGCCTGCGGGGCCGTCCCTCGGCAGAGACGATGCCCGCACTGGCCGCTGTGGCGGCGCTGCTGCAGGCCGTCACGGCCCTGCTCACGGCCAACTCCTACCGCACCACCGAAGGCCTGTCCATCCTCACCGGCGTTGCAGCCCTGGGGCTGTTCCTGGCGCTGCTGGGCAGCCGGGTGATGCTGTCTGCCGTGCGCGGCGGCTATGAACTGCTGGGCGAAGCCACCGACCTGCAGGGTGCGTATCGCACCCGGGACAAGGACCTGATCCGGGCATTGGCACGGGATCTGGAACAGAAGGACCCCTGGGTGCTGCTGAGCCGCCCCCGGACGGCGGACGAAGGCTTTGTGGCACAGAGCCTGGACGAGCGCGCCGGGGAACGCCGTGCACAGAAGAACGGGTACATCCTGCTGGGCGTGGCCCTGCTCAGCGCCCTGCTGTGTCTGGTGGTAGGCCGTGACGTGAAGCTGGCCGCCGCCGCCCTGACGGCGGTGCTGTGCATGGGCGCACCCCTGTCCTCCACCCTCATCGCCGGCATGGCTGCGCTGCGCCTGCAGCGTGCCGCCGGTGCCGTGGGGGCCGTGGTGCCCGGCTGGGCGGCCATTCAGGAACTGGGCGGCATCGACACCCTTCAGGTGGATGCCGAGGACCTGTTTGCCGCCGACAGCGTGGTGCTGGAGGATATCCGCATCTTCAAGGGCGGCCGCATCGACCGCGCCATCCTGTACGCGGCCAGCGTGCTCAACCAGAGCGGCGGTACTCTGCAGGGGCTGTTCCGTCAGATCATTGAGGACCGCACCGACATCCTGTTCCCGGTCAAGGATCTGGAGATCCACCGCGGGCTGGGCTTTGCCGCCTGGTGCGACAACAACCACATCCAGATCGGCACCCGCCGTTTCCTGGAGCAGGAGGGCGTGGCCCTGCCGGACGAGGACTACGAGAACCAGCACTCCAAAAACGGGGAGCTGCAGATCCTGTATCTGGCAGTGTCCGGCAACGTGCATGCCATGTTCGTGATCCGCTATGTGGGCGGCCGCAACATCGCCCGCAGCCTTGCTGCCCTGCAGCAGGAGAACATCCGTCTGCTGGTCACCAGTCTGGACCCCAGCCTGACCGCAAAGCATATCACCGAGGCCTACCGCCTGCCGGAGGGCATGGTCACCCTGCTGGATCAGGAGCAGTGCGCCGCCCTCGAGGCCGCCCCGGCCGAGGATGCGCCCTGCTGCATGTACCATCAGAAAGGCTTTGCCAGCCTGACCGGCGGTCTGCGCGCAGCCGACAAGGCCCAGAACGCCGAGACCACGGCCACCACGGTGCAGATGGTGTCGGTGCTGTTCTCGGTGGCCATTGCGGTGCTGCTCACCAGCGCCCGCAGCATCTGGCAGCTGCCGGTGACCTATGTGCTGATGTATCAGGCGGCATGGAGCGCCCTGAGCATCGCCGTGTGCGCTCTGAAACAGCATAACTGA
- a CDS encoding dCMP deaminase family protein translates to MKRSDYINWDEYFMGIALLTAMRSKDPNSQVGACIVSPENKILSLGYNGMPMGCSDDEMPWEREGEPLHTKYMYVCHAELNAILNSAHNNLKGARVYVTLFPCNECTKAIIQSGIAEVVYYGDKYHDSDSSIAARFMFQKAGVKLTPYTPSGRKAELEL, encoded by the coding sequence ATGAAACGCAGCGATTACATCAACTGGGACGAATATTTCATGGGCATTGCCCTGCTCACGGCCATGCGCTCCAAGGACCCCAACAGTCAGGTGGGCGCGTGCATCGTCAGCCCGGAAAACAAGATCCTCTCCCTGGGCTACAACGGCATGCCCATGGGCTGCAGCGACGACGAGATGCCCTGGGAACGAGAGGGGGAACCCCTGCACACCAAGTATATGTACGTCTGCCACGCGGAGCTCAACGCCATCCTCAACAGCGCCCACAACAACCTCAAGGGCGCGCGGGTGTATGTGACCCTCTTCCCCTGCAACGAGTGCACCAAGGCCATCATCCAGTCCGGCATTGCGGAGGTGGTGTATTACGGCGACAAGTACCACGACAGCGATTCCAGCATCGCGGCACGGTTCATGTTCCAGAAGGCGGGCGTGAAGCTGACCCCCTACACCCCCAGCGGCCGCAAAGCCGAGCTGGAACTGTAA
- the mnmA gene encoding tRNA 2-thiouridine(34) synthase MnmA has protein sequence MTTQNSAPRPPRALIAMSGGVDSSVAAWLMQRDGYDCTGITMRLTHNEMLGQSGFHTCCSEKDIEDAAEVAFALDIPYEVLDFTADFREQIIEKFVRVYEAGGTPNPCIDCNKYMKFNNLLNWAQAHGMEYVVTGHYARVEQDPDTGRWLLKKGLDEGKDQSYVLYNLTQQQLAHVRLPLGALHKTEVRAIAEQHHFINARKHDSQDICFVPDGDYARFMEGFTGKHYPAGDFLDESGKVVGTHNGAVRYTLGQRKGLGLALGAPVYVCGKDMQANTVTVGPECALFDRIVYAEDVNWIAIPELTGPLRVTARTRYHQTEQAATVYPAENGFRLEFEQPQRAPTPGQSVVLYQGDVVLGGGIITRVEK, from the coding sequence ATGACCACACAGAACTCTGCGCCCCGGCCCCCGCGCGCCCTCATTGCCATGAGCGGCGGCGTGGACAGCTCGGTGGCTGCCTGGCTGATGCAGCGGGACGGGTACGACTGCACCGGCATCACCATGCGCCTGACCCACAACGAGATGCTGGGGCAGTCCGGTTTCCACACCTGCTGCTCGGAAAAGGACATCGAGGACGCCGCCGAGGTGGCCTTTGCCCTGGATATCCCTTACGAGGTGCTGGACTTCACCGCCGACTTCCGGGAACAGATCATCGAGAAGTTTGTCCGGGTGTATGAGGCCGGCGGCACCCCAAACCCCTGCATTGATTGTAATAAATACATGAAGTTCAACAATCTGTTGAACTGGGCACAGGCCCACGGCATGGAATATGTGGTCACCGGCCACTATGCCCGGGTGGAACAGGACCCGGACACCGGCCGCTGGCTGCTCAAAAAGGGGCTGGATGAGGGCAAGGATCAGAGCTATGTGCTGTACAACCTCACCCAGCAGCAATTGGCTCATGTGCGCCTGCCGCTGGGGGCCCTGCACAAGACCGAGGTGCGTGCCATCGCCGAGCAGCATCATTTCATCAATGCCCGCAAACACGACAGCCAGGACATCTGCTTTGTGCCCGACGGCGACTATGCCCGCTTTATGGAGGGCTTTACCGGCAAGCACTACCCCGCCGGTGATTTTCTGGACGAGAGCGGCAAGGTGGTGGGCACCCACAACGGTGCGGTGCGTTACACGCTGGGCCAGCGCAAGGGCCTTGGGCTGGCACTGGGGGCCCCGGTGTACGTCTGCGGCAAGGACATGCAGGCCAACACGGTCACCGTCGGCCCGGAGTGTGCTTTGTTCGACCGCATCGTCTATGCGGAGGATGTGAACTGGATCGCCATCCCGGAGCTGACCGGACCGCTGCGGGTCACGGCCCGCACCCGCTACCACCAGACCGAGCAGGCCGCCACCGTTTACCCGGCGGAAAACGGCTTCCGGCTGGAGTTTGAGCAGCCCCAGCGCGCCCCCACGCCCGGCCAGTCGGTGGTGCTGTATCAGGGGGATGTGGTGCTGGGCGGCGGCATCATTACGAGAGTGGAAAAGTAA
- a CDS encoding rubrerythrin family protein — MELKGTKTEKNLWEAFAGESQARNKYTYFASMAKKEGYEQLAAIFEETAGNEKEHAKIWFKLLCGGAIPDTLTCLDMAAGGEHDEWTEMYPRMAKEAKEEGFNQIAALFTMVAQIEKEHEERYRALAENLKNQKVFAREEQQLWQCRNCGYTFIGKSAPLKCPVCAHPQSYFELKKINY; from the coding sequence ATGGAACTCAAGGGTACCAAGACCGAGAAAAACCTGTGGGAAGCCTTTGCAGGCGAGAGCCAGGCACGCAACAAGTACACCTACTTTGCCAGCATGGCCAAGAAGGAAGGCTATGAGCAGCTGGCTGCCATCTTTGAGGAGACCGCCGGCAACGAGAAGGAGCATGCCAAGATCTGGTTCAAGCTGCTGTGCGGCGGTGCCATCCCCGACACGCTCACCTGCCTGGACATGGCCGCCGGCGGCGAGCACGACGAGTGGACCGAGATGTACCCCCGCATGGCCAAGGAGGCCAAGGAAGAGGGCTTCAACCAGATCGCAGCCCTGTTCACCATGGTGGCACAGATCGAGAAGGAGCACGAGGAGCGCTACCGCGCCTTGGCCGAGAACCTGAAGAACCAGAAGGTGTTCGCCCGCGAAGAGCAGCAGCTGTGGCAGTGCCGGAACTGCGGCTACACCTTCATCGGCAAGTCGGCTCCGCTCAAGTGCCCGGTGTGCGCACACCCCCAGAGCTACTTTGAGCTGAAGAAGATCAATTACTGA
- a CDS encoding tRNA threonylcarbamoyladenosine dehydratase: MQDQYSRTQLLLGAEAMEKLHNSRVAVFGIGGVGGYTVEALARSGVGALDLIDDDKVCLTNLNRQIIATRKTVGKFKVDVAEERVHDIDPDIKVTTYKTFFGPETQDSFDFSQFDYVVDAIDTVTGKLALVMKCKEAGVPIICSMGAGNKMDPTRFEVTDIYKTSVCPLAKVMRTECRKRKIKHLKVVYSREPAMTPLTEDMAPEAPCPADAQRPGAPRRSTPGSNAFVPSVAGLIIAGEVVKDLVGFVPLKG; the protein is encoded by the coding sequence ATGCAAGATCAGTATTCCCGCACCCAGCTGCTGCTGGGCGCAGAGGCAATGGAAAAGCTGCACAATTCCCGCGTGGCCGTGTTCGGCATCGGCGGTGTGGGCGGCTACACGGTGGAGGCGCTGGCCCGCAGCGGTGTGGGCGCACTGGACCTCATCGACGACGATAAGGTCTGCCTGACCAACCTCAACCGCCAGATCATTGCCACCCGCAAGACCGTGGGCAAATTCAAAGTGGATGTGGCCGAGGAGCGCGTCCACGACATTGACCCGGACATCAAGGTCACTACCTACAAGACCTTCTTCGGCCCGGAGACCCAGGACAGCTTCGACTTCTCCCAGTTCGACTATGTGGTGGACGCCATCGACACCGTCACCGGCAAGCTGGCTCTGGTGATGAAGTGCAAGGAAGCCGGGGTGCCCATCATCTGCTCCATGGGCGCCGGCAACAAGATGGACCCCACCCGCTTTGAGGTGACCGACATCTACAAGACCTCGGTCTGCCCCCTGGCCAAGGTGATGCGGACCGAGTGCCGCAAGCGCAAGATCAAGCACCTGAAGGTGGTGTACTCCCGGGAGCCTGCCATGACGCCCCTGACCGAGGACATGGCACCGGAAGCACCCTGCCCGGCAGATGCCCAGCGTCCGGGGGCTCCCCGTCGGTCAACGCCGGGCTCCAATGCCTTTGTGCCCTCGGTGGCAGGGCTGATCATTGCCGGGGAGGTCGTCAAGGACCTGGTGGGCTTTGTGCCCCTGAAGGGTTGA
- a CDS encoding tRNA nucleotidyltransferase — translation MQNIRLDAGAAALLARLHGAGYAAYAVGGCVRDSLLGRTPQDWDLCTSARPEQVLALFGEGQCIPTGLQHGTVTIKYGGQLYETTTFRTEGAYTDGRHPDEVHFVPDVRQDLARRDFTINAMAYNDAEGLIDPFGGQQDLQQGILRAVGDPATRFEEDALRILRLYRFAARFGFAIDPPTGQAARALCAHLDCVSVERIEEELSKLLAAPALAAYLDEKILKVIMPELSAPALQAAKPVVDACPAGTEDLPVRWAALLMSLGEDGTRKALKRLRCSNACIEQTAVLVRETGGGGGSFSEDRPLGWDPAAAGSRAGDGMARFVSEEKASAAPGQDAAPDTVIRIRKLLGRYDLHTVQRLAALGAAMEPEQAADFAAQAELAAQLDADGVCCRVSQLAVNGRDLMAAGIPAGPGLRRTLEALLDAVVRGQLLNERQCLLDAAGQISAS, via the coding sequence ATGCAAAACATCCGATTGGACGCCGGTGCGGCGGCTCTGCTGGCCCGGCTGCACGGGGCCGGATATGCGGCCTACGCGGTGGGCGGCTGCGTGCGGGACAGTCTACTGGGGCGCACCCCGCAGGACTGGGACCTTTGCACCAGCGCCCGGCCGGAGCAGGTGCTGGCATTGTTCGGGGAGGGGCAGTGCATCCCCACCGGGCTGCAGCACGGCACCGTGACCATCAAGTACGGCGGCCAGCTGTACGAGACCACTACCTTCCGCACCGAGGGGGCCTATACCGACGGCCGCCACCCGGACGAGGTACACTTTGTGCCGGACGTGCGGCAGGACCTGGCCCGGCGGGACTTTACCATCAATGCCATGGCCTACAACGATGCCGAGGGGCTCATCGACCCCTTTGGAGGGCAGCAGGACCTGCAGCAGGGCATCCTGCGGGCCGTGGGCGACCCCGCCACCCGCTTTGAAGAGGATGCCCTGCGCATCCTGCGGCTGTACCGGTTCGCGGCGCGGTTCGGCTTTGCCATCGACCCGCCCACCGGGCAGGCGGCCCGGGCACTGTGTGCCCATCTGGACTGCGTGTCGGTGGAGCGGATCGAAGAAGAGCTGTCTAAATTGCTGGCAGCACCCGCCCTGGCGGCATATCTTGATGAAAAAATACTGAAAGTTATTATGCCGGAGCTTTCCGCCCCGGCATTGCAGGCCGCAAAGCCGGTGGTGGATGCCTGTCCGGCGGGCACGGAGGACCTGCCCGTGCGGTGGGCCGCATTGCTGATGAGCCTTGGCGAGGACGGCACCCGCAAGGCCCTGAAACGCCTGCGCTGCTCCAACGCCTGCATCGAGCAGACGGCGGTGCTGGTGAGGGAAACAGGAGGGGGCGGCGGAAGTTTCTCCGAGGACCGTCCGCTGGGGTGGGACCCTGCTGCCGCAGGCAGTAGGGCGGGCGATGGAATGGCCCGATTCGTGTCCGAGGAGAAAGCTTCCGCCGCTCCCGGACAGGATGCTGCCCCCGATACGGTCATCCGCATCCGGAAACTGCTGGGCCGGTACGACCTGCACACCGTACAGAGGCTGGCGGCGCTGGGCGCTGCCATGGAGCCGGAACAGGCGGCTGATTTTGCCGCGCAGGCAGAATTGGCCGCACAGCTGGACGCCGACGGCGTGTGCTGCCGGGTCAGCCAGCTGGCCGTGAACGGCCGCGACCTGATGGCGGCGGGCATCCCGGCAGGGCCCGGCCTGCGCAGGACGCTGGAAGCCCTGCTGGACGCCGTTGTCCGGGGGCAGCTGCTCAACGAGCGGCAGTGCCTGCTGGACGCCGCAGGGCAAATTTCTGCGTCTTGA